A DNA window from Xiphias gladius isolate SHS-SW01 ecotype Sanya breed wild chromosome 3, ASM1685928v1, whole genome shotgun sequence contains the following coding sequences:
- the mylpfa gene encoding myosin light chain, phosphorylatable, fast skeletal muscle a, producing MAPKKAKRRQAADGGSSNVFSMFEQSQIQEYKEAFTIIDQNRDGIISKDDLRDVLASLGQLNVKSEELEAMIKEASGPINFTVFLTMFGEKLKGADPEDVILSSFKVLDPEGTGTIKKEFLEELLTTQCDRFSKDEIKNMWAAFPPDVAGNVDYKNICYVITHGEEKEE from the exons ATG GCACCAAAGAAGGCCAAGAGGAGGCAGGCAGCAGACGGTGGCTCCTCCAACGTGTTCTCCATGTTTGAGCAGAGCCAGATTCAGGAGTACAAGGAG gCTTTCACAATCATTGACCAGAACAGAGATGGTATCATCAGCAAAGATGACCTGAGGGACGTGCTGGCCTCACTGG GCCAGCTGAATGTGAAGAGTGAGGAGCTGGAGGCCATGATCAAGGAGGCCAGCGGCCCCATCAACTTCACCGTCTTCCTCACCATGTTTGGAGAGAAGCTGAAGG GTGCTGACCCCGAGGACGTTATTCTTAGCTCCTTCAAGGTCCTGGACCCCGAGGGTACTGGAACCATCAAGAAGGAATT CCTCGAGGAGCTCCTGACCACCCAGTGCGACAGGTTCTCCAAGGATGAG aTTAAGAACATGTGGGCCGCCTTCCCCCCAGATGTTGCCGGCAACGTAGACTACAAGAACATCTGCTACGTCATCACACAcggagaggagaaggaggagtaA
- the pheta2 gene encoding sesquipedalian-1 isoform X2, which yields MKLHEKILTHYLSCTSPVDKEGYLYKKKERNGTYQRRWFVLKANLLFYQERPADRHLLGVIVLEGCAVRRSESDGLFAFSLVFEGPGLKTYRFAAVDGQTQESWVTALLSASHCYLSLLVRDLGRQYEEAKQQQSSGESHLTSSVSALKQSKSTFLFPAQGPTAVVREGRSFSASTVLQAPSIATRAVPKKSPKLWTRRNPIVTPLNGPAPSYGEWPLVGLDPLEEFSKLHDYYGQEVKKAREEWLRSRQAEEEEHSDGDLIDLG from the exons ATGAAGCTCCATGAGAAAATTTTGACCCATTATCTGTCATGCACTTCTCCAGTAGATAAAGAGGGATATCTCTACAAAAAG AAAGAGCGGAATGGCACCTACCAGCGACGGTGGTTCGTCCTGAAAGCAAACCTGCTTTTCTACCAGGAGCGGCCAGCTGACCGACACCTGCTGGGTGTCATCGTGCTGGAGGGGTGCGCAGTAAGACGCTCCGAGTCCGACGGACTGTTTGCCTTTTCCCTGGTGTTTGAAGGGCCCGGTCTCAAAACCTACAGATTTGCAGCGGTGGATGGTCAGACTCAGGAGAGCTGGGTGACAGCTTTGCTGTCAGCCAGTCACTGTTACCTCTCCCTGCTGGTGAGAGACCTGGGGAGACAGTATGAAG AGGCTAAACAGCAACAAAGTTCTGGTGAATCCCATCTCACCTCCTCTGTCAGTGCCCTTAAACAGTCCAAGAGCACCTTCCTCTTCCCTGCGCAGGGGCCAACAGCAGTGGTCAGGGAGGGCAGAAGCTTCAGTGCCAGCACTGTTCTACAAGCACCTTCAATAGCCACTAGAGCGGTACCTAAAAAGTCCCCTAAACTGTGGACCAGGAGAAACCCTATCGTCACACCACTTAATGGACCGGCGCCTTCGTATGGCGAATGGCCTTTGGTGGGTTTGGATCCACTTGAGGAGTTCAGCAAACTTCACGATTATTACGGCCAGGAAGTGAAGAAAGCGAGAGAGGAATGGCTGAGGAGTCGacaagcagaggaagaggagcacaGTGATGGAGATCTCATCGACCTggggtga
- the pheta2 gene encoding sesquipedalian-1 isoform X1: protein MEIDKMDIFKYNTGVNVLRYFPSKCKSSLSSLGVGMKLHEKILTHYLSCTSPVDKEGYLYKKKERNGTYQRRWFVLKANLLFYQERPADRHLLGVIVLEGCAVRRSESDGLFAFSLVFEGPGLKTYRFAAVDGQTQESWVTALLSASHCYLSLLVRDLGRQYEEAKQQQSSGESHLTSSVSALKQSKSTFLFPAQGPTAVVREGRSFSASTVLQAPSIATRAVPKKSPKLWTRRNPIVTPLNGPAPSYGEWPLVGLDPLEEFSKLHDYYGQEVKKAREEWLRSRQAEEEEHSDGDLIDLG from the exons atggaaattgatAAAATGGACATATTTAAGTACAatactggagtaaatgtactacGTTATTTTCCATCTAAATGTAAAAGCAGTCTCTCATCTTTAGGTGTTGGGATGAAGCTCCATGAGAAAATTTTGACCCATTATCTGTCATGCACTTCTCCAGTAGATAAAGAGGGATATCTCTACAAAAAG AAAGAGCGGAATGGCACCTACCAGCGACGGTGGTTCGTCCTGAAAGCAAACCTGCTTTTCTACCAGGAGCGGCCAGCTGACCGACACCTGCTGGGTGTCATCGTGCTGGAGGGGTGCGCAGTAAGACGCTCCGAGTCCGACGGACTGTTTGCCTTTTCCCTGGTGTTTGAAGGGCCCGGTCTCAAAACCTACAGATTTGCAGCGGTGGATGGTCAGACTCAGGAGAGCTGGGTGACAGCTTTGCTGTCAGCCAGTCACTGTTACCTCTCCCTGCTGGTGAGAGACCTGGGGAGACAGTATGAAG AGGCTAAACAGCAACAAAGTTCTGGTGAATCCCATCTCACCTCCTCTGTCAGTGCCCTTAAACAGTCCAAGAGCACCTTCCTCTTCCCTGCGCAGGGGCCAACAGCAGTGGTCAGGGAGGGCAGAAGCTTCAGTGCCAGCACTGTTCTACAAGCACCTTCAATAGCCACTAGAGCGGTACCTAAAAAGTCCCCTAAACTGTGGACCAGGAGAAACCCTATCGTCACACCACTTAATGGACCGGCGCCTTCGTATGGCGAATGGCCTTTGGTGGGTTTGGATCCACTTGAGGAGTTCAGCAAACTTCACGATTATTACGGCCAGGAAGTGAAGAAAGCGAGAGAGGAATGGCTGAGGAGTCGacaagcagaggaagaggagcacaGTGATGGAGATCTCATCGACCTggggtga
- the cd2bp2 gene encoding CD2 antigen cytoplasmic tail-binding protein 2 encodes MSKRKVRFEDGDGELDLEDDLPNKKSCEVVSGPGSRFKGKHSLDSDEEDEGEDTNSSKYDILANDDVEGQEGATIDFDEGVSITPFNLEEEMQEGHFDSEGNYFIKKEQQIRDNWLDNIDWVRIKEQPFKQKKKGLGAKRTRRAGDEDEAEEEKQREEQQADREKEEEEEEEEREPAEDPLASYTQHQLTEAVVELLLPGETVATALRRLGGLGGRKKGKLREENEPTEETKRDTEKLDRLTALADRLVGSGMFEIYQQTYEKLVYLMKSMNSKRPAVGPESTGGGGGDDEEDELDMFADKFDETHGRRSKEEENKRVSDEVLWEYKWDTKDNSEIYGPFTSQQMQDWVDEGYFSSGVYCRRVDQEGSQFYNSKRLDFELYT; translated from the exons ATGTCGAAAAGGAAAGTGAGATTTGAGGACGGGGACGGGGAGCTTGACCTGGAAGACGACCTCCCAAACAAAAAG AGTTGTGAGGTTGTCAGTGGACCAGGCTCCAGGTTCAAGGGTAAACATTCTCTTGATagtgatgaagaggatgaaggggaagacacaaacagcagcaaatatgATATTCTGGCCAACGATGACGTGGAAG GCCAAGAAGGAGCAACTATCGACTTTGATGAGGGAGTTTCTATTACACCTTTCAACCTGGAAGAGGAGATGCAGGAAGGACACTTCGACTCAGAGGGAAACTATTTCATCAAAAAGGAACAACAGATTAGAGACAACTGGCTTGACAACATTGACTGG GTGAGAATAAAAGAACAACCtttcaaacaaaagaagaaaggtcTTGGAGCCAAACGAACACGCAGAGCTGGTGATGAGGATGAGgctgaggaagagaaacagagagaagagcagcaggcagaccgagaaaaagaagaggaagaagaggaggaggagagggagccTGCTGAGGACCCCCTGGCATCCTACACACAGCACCAGCTCACAGAAGCTGTGGTCGAACTGTTGCTACCTGGGGAGACAGTTGCCACAGCGCTCCGTCGGCTCGGAGGCCTTGGAGGACGGAAGAAGGGCAAGCTGAGAGAAGAGAATGAACCGACAGAGGAGACCAAAAGGGATACAGAAAAGCTTGATAGGCTCACAGCGCTAGCTGACAGACTGGTTGGATCTGGGATGTTTGAAATCTATCAGCAAACCTATGAAAAACTGGTGTATTTGATGAAGAGCATGAACAGCAAGAGACCAGCTGTGGGGCCGGAATccactggtggtggtggtggtgatgatgaagaagatgagCTTGACATGTTTGCAGATAAATTTGACGAGACGCATGGTCGAAGAtcaaaggaggaagaaaacaaaagag TGAGTGACGAAGTGCTGTGGGAGTACAAATGGGACACTAAGGATAATTCAGAAATCTATGGCCCCTTCACCAGTCAGCAGATGCAG gaTTGGGTGGATGAAGGCTATTTCAGCAGTGGTGTTTACTGCAGGAGGGTGGACCAGGAAGGATCTCAGTTCTACAACTCCAAGAGACTAGATTTTGAGCTCTACACATGA